A genomic window from Montipora capricornis isolate CH-2021 chromosome 8, ASM3666992v2, whole genome shotgun sequence includes:
- the LOC138059323 gene encoding 3'-5' exoribonuclease HELZ2-like isoform X1 — protein MGLLQSHTAGSHLDPSYEGRQEDKRASKPVSKAVEKQKRGTDEEEDKFVTSAETVPEETVKYDEGGNGKTDYYAKVENKRKKNKRKKTRKKEKKKAARQKPEHASSSDQTPLPNTQPQSSDEISADDNSRDTHSVNLGTDITLGYSFSRLPSGVLVAAVIGDEEDALSDGFTEVRRSRRTLGQSSKASTSKPPATYPKTQLESQLPQTASAGKRDILHSQSMLTPQSSSDKIIKMNRADHEKKGIKNQNSSKAPNSPTFEEFSTRENRLSQMSGQGSIITSYSVVGNGSKVTCLKSSLPTTSQSQQSTTINSKQSYQGLPLSNYSNTGSSCLPPTTALTTVSSSTHFTDTSINLPNLNYDQRPLLNTIPENVFVVCEHCLRGQPAPSSRICATCKHSERHSLLRFAVWNTITYHWRPIRPYPASKVPPKVTLDVCRHFAAHRPCPKESCTFPHGKEESAMWTMERQGTLPTPQQIIAAKRFQTMQSMSTGDFATSHFPEQIADNQRQKNASTASSSLSLSSLNEFPGLEDVSLKNSDSYVPIFSARSTPVEASGKGVSQISLTAPAIKLSRDNAEDISSDTQRCTTPNVTQSQDTSENEVLKEKSQTDVMQSIASSAWSSDPTGRSTATLFSETSRNHSNHVSSFENITEQSPDLVSDCRRIPKNVVVVCKHFLHKNSKRPASVNEMVKACKGCENRSKLEYAIWNDSNKDWQIIRPYPKKVPANVAFTVCRQYSMNVLCLRLPCSFAHGEDEQLMWTLERERALPTPRETLTGSPGKATTEATLSNTRLQYRPSPPGVTNGVYKLCRSCYTRERCRFGRGCIFAHSSKEIKEWEQEYRRKEGEKRMKVLKDSEEIVSIELTSAILKGPPEDLVQDLAGVNITCTPSELSVKLQDSNDVHRFQWTFTLLFETKDMGCLRHVLLLYKYHDVYQLSEISVGCYEETDGLQSYTSCYTTHLTGFWYKTPEVKSSGRLRVSLTVSFASSLFGSFDQCVVFDFGKKPYLVQKLNADVHSENSALAIGPCNVPSSAIWNERSLQVVRFFPESFEALQGMHWSRVYSLREDLKLPDEELSRSNYKKIMHALLHVEEGFMKAEIARYTLNNVQLHARLNISDEMTGMKCAVDNELFGILHLQEEDALRPDDAAGRLLYRNVNSVWLQLSESNSNKVYEAPVEKVESESVVLRLASKICSEFSLFDTCDVNVNAQFQLNRWPICEMHASVDRLTSGQLERFVFPAPRAPLAVSNEVSIRWDWLLDKRLNERQKEVIKRIALREYNAPPLVVFGPFGTGKTFTLNQAVRLLVQMDKSHRILLCTHSNRAADIHVELLHKYLTEQNGAPAARPLRIYQPMRRLETASKVARKYCLIKDGEFKLPSRDNLLEHRVIITTLSTSKVLLDLHVFHGFFTYILIDEAAQALEPEALKPLVFAAPNTKVVFTGDHMQMSPEVYSPQARQLGLQKSLAERLFDLYSREDEEHSKWKSNVLFLTENYRCHKEILNFPSYNFYGDKLIARGCHLQPAHPTYGPLLFFSARGREKKEHDNSYINMSEVDEVVKRVKEVANHWPTHEWGQKKLSEIAVLSSYRYQVQAIRNRLRKDRAFTDVKVDTIHNVQGEEFRVLFISTVRTFHTCKPQEQQLPESGVDRQLYWEFLSDPKLLNTAVTRARCLVAVVGDPVSLCTVGNCRVIWKDFIKRCNQSGGLYGTTMAKLETELNAAIASIQLNPDAQSFVPNAPLMPQPEVNTSASEEHKVFSCQEAVETTRDKENGSNVLQERKEDENEIDVEKNRRDRSCSTMAAIEHEQRKEEESEVQDEEGGEDEADQGTLEIEDLQDDFIDDETLLPRDIDEIILAFVRECKRTKQLDDDRREMFQDSEFPSLEASRSKALRIHSAEKVQYHSFKDTGEFTDLCPEIRVVNGRVEVRLTNLGLYKSPSERAQRIIASSREQEFLDPSVLCELLRKEPQKYIVCNLRLSPEKPQLGYAEVEDTTTLDIQIKGRVRQAFDRDKVVLELLNPTTTDSSKVNENEPKIQGKIVGVLEHIISPHERQFVCTTDYENPSVMVPINKSATKLVNLTDKACKGIPIYKKDQNNRATRVRILKREDVLSGKFLFVVKYLQWRRDCLYPLAMVARELPRGEDLKSSMEITYAERGIRRAFKKDTLKYVTENFPSNWSIPKKEYSSRPKVSEAFTIDPPKSLDLDDALTIEESSLSTFLIGIHIADVSFFVQPDSPLDQEAFLRCTSYYPGEGDENIPMLPRELSENHCSLLPEKDRLAVSVFVTLDEEGRITKEPNVKRTIVTSCCRLNYTEAQGIIEKREESIRSVPINIAEKIRQLSSLAQKRRRKRLGDSAFDHWQNEGIEEIVEAHEMVEEMMLLANEEVAKILSEKNSDLAPLRIQLPPKDHKLGEWIEKHRKYAGLSFHYAKVLQGNSQSVKLLNSEKTAVKIQSWVWSAIYQAVVSCDIAKVYKLICNEANHPQLAAARSHFRQIQSGAKFVCEGDTPPSNIQHYSLGMRSYTQFTSPIRRYMDIVVHRRLLGLQKGSQYGGNMSKDEISKVCRRSNYMHDNSRKFERDCKRIRMASKLQQHCHETRVFIDSIDRNSINLHILKAEDDNLAGKQKRLLLSHLNPVELKQQEDFDVILKWRFRKYKAPDANDRFNWAGEESYCHTQNPVVEILSDDWLRIMDAVRSNDDSSLASIIKKIEARLKITSPLHEMDEPHKPAFSNKVGPYKHPHFGDSDPQFFIDPKSHYYEKQLAMRKYDFFSVQLCPHMIRGILVPDIQLFKVNPHLNICIEHRRYPRESFAHTARHQASRERYETIDEYIQAWKPVLAMEAATGAVKENDGFVIEQVSIEWKKEKGVLHGTVSLPGSYCRDRQLEFHPGDLVCARVPYSKTDSSSPNEPSNDKMSGNYCDKHQRSCNVWVGHCIIDKESKEVKQKVKITMDLHQASSNEPDGLTDGSGSHRSTLEIMHTSLPQRRMYAALCTQLKDSSELVHAICKGEEAAEEKVCDKIPCNLSLRQHGFKILNQFQEAAVKEALSKPFTLIQGPPGTGKTVTGVHIAYWFVEKNKCSKSYKVWEKGLGQTEKEESSKAPPQVIYCGPSNKAVDVVTEYLMKIPSLKILRVYSDQVEQKEFPIPNTLKPARTTRSDDELKISNEKVRSVSLHHVIRSPGCRFGQDLRQFEEEFAAQRRRGENIGGEEAKKYRKLISQAERWALEKSGAQIILCTCATAGSPRIISSCDNIQECIVDECGMCMETESLVPITSSGARQVVLIGDHKQLQPVIQDHVAKTLGLSVSMFERHSKRAMMLKLQYRMHKGICEFPSKQFYDGELQTADVVKARDPSPITFWPAMIQQQRDIPIVFCHVEGQEESSPIATAESSEESKWNMKEVQKAVFVAKHIANHYRPQVRMSDVVILSPYREQRSKISERLKGAYEEILVTTVTKSQGSEWDYVIISLVRSMEKDEIDLEPTQSWLREHLGFLTDEHQMNVALTRARKGLCIIGNKHLLGMDKMWAELLQHYEENHCLVEENWPWS, from the exons AAAacgaggaagaaagagaagaaaaaagcgGCAAGACAGAAACCGGAACATGCTTCTAGTTCAG ATCAGACACCACTACCAAACACCCAACCCCAGTCATCTGATGAAATTTCAGCGGACGACAATTCTAGAGACACGCACTCAGTCAATTTAGGAACCGACATAACCCTGGGATACTCTTTTTCTCGATTACCTTCTGGAGTGCTTGTGGCGGCTGTTATTGGTGACGAGGAAGACGCATTATCTGATGGGTTTACTGAAGTAAGACGCTCTCGGCGTACACTTGGCCAGTCTTCAAAAGCAAGTACAAGTAAGCCACCTGCGACATACCCCAAGACCCAGTTGGAAAGCCAGCTTCCACAAACAGCTTCAGCCGGAAAAAGAGACATTTTGCATTCACAGTCAATGCTAACGCCCCAGTCAAGTTCTGACAAGATCATAAAAATGAACCGTGCAGATCACGAAAAGAAAGgaataaaaaatcaaaattcaagTAAAGCACCAAATTCCCCGACTTTTGAGGAATTCTCAACCCGGGAAAATCGTTTGTCACAAATGTCAGGTCAGGGCTCCATAATTACGTCTTACTCTGTTGTTGGGAATGGCTCAAAGGTAACGTGTTTGAAGTCGTCGCTTCCAACTACCTCACAAAGTCAACAGTCAACGACCATTAACTCCAAGCAATCGTACCAAGGGCTTCCTCTCAGCAATTACTCCAATACAGGCTCATCCTGTTTACCGCCGACAACAGCTTTAACCACTGTTAGCTCTTCCACACATTTCACTGATACTAGCATCAATTTACCAAACCTCAATTATGACCAACGACCGCTCCTTAATACGATTCCTGAAAATGTATTTGTAGTATGTGAACACTGTCTGCGAGGACAACCTGCTCCGTCGTCGAGAATCTGTGCCACTTGTAAACATTCTGAGAGGCACAGCCTTTTACGGTTTGCTGTCTGGAACACCATTACGTATCATTGGCGACCAATAAGACCATATCCTGCTTCTAAGGTCCCACCAAAAGTCACTTTGGATGTGTGCCGACATTTTGCGGCACACAGGCCTTGTCCAAAGGAATCATGCACCTTTCCTCATGGCAAAGAGGAATCCGCTATGTGGACAATGGAACGCCAAGGAA CCCTTCCGACACCTCAACAAATTATTGCAGCTAAGCGATTTCAGACAATGCAGTCCATGTCAACTGGGGATTTTGCCACTTCACATTTTCCAGAACAGATCGCAGACAACCAACGCCAGAAAAATGCTTCAACAGCCTCTTCAAGCCTGTCCCTGTCGAGTTTGAACGAATTCCCTGGCTTAGAAGACGTTTCCTTGAAAAACTCTGATTCATATGTTCCGATCTTTTCTGCTCGGTCCACGCCTGTTGAGGCCTCCGGAAAAGGTGTTTCACAAATAAGCCTGACAGCACCTGCCATAAAGCTGTCCCGTGACAATGCAGAAGATATTTCTTCCGACACTCAAAGATGCACAACACCCAACGTAACCCAGTCACAAGACACAAGCGAAAATGAGGTATTGAAGGAAAAGAGTCAAACAGACGTCATGCAGAGTATCGCTTCGTCTGCATGGAGTTCCGACCCAACAGGGAGATCTACAGCTACTCTTTTTTCTGAAACCAGTCGCAATCATAGCAACCATGTGTCATCTTTTGAAAATATCACAGAGCAATCACCTGACTTGGTTAGTGATTGTAGAAGGATACCAAAGAATGTGGTTGTCGTTTGCAAACACTTCCTTCACAAGAATAGCAAGCGACCAGCTAGCGTAAATGAAATGGTTAAAGCCTGCAAAGGGTGCGAGAACCGGTCAAAACTAGAGTATGCAATATGGAATGACAGCAACAAAGACTGGCAGATAATTAGGCCATATCCAAAGAAGGTCCCTGCCAATGTGGCGTTCACAGTGTGTCGGCAATACTCCATGAACGTCCTCTGCTTAAGATTACCGTGCTCGTTTGCTCACGGAGAGGATGAACAGCTCATGTGGACTTTAGAAAGAGAAAGAG CTCTCCCTACTCCACGAGAAACTCTGACTGGATCGCCTGGGAAGGCAACCACAGAGGCAACCCTTTCTAATACACGCTTGCAGTATAGACCTTCCCCTCCTGGAGTGACAAATGGCGTTTACAAGTTATGCAGAAG TTGCTACACTCGAGAACGGTGCAGGTTTGGGCGAGGATGTATCTTTGCCCATAGCAGCAAGGAAATAAAAGAATGGGAACAAGAATACCGACGAAAAGAGGGGGAAAAACGGATGAAAGTCCTTAAAGACAGTGAAGAAATTGTTTCCATTGAATTAACATCAGCAATCTTGAAAGGACCCCCGGAAGAT CTTGTGCAGGATCTCGCAGGAGTCAATATCACCTGCACTCCTTCGGAACTCAGCGTGAAACTTCAAGACAGTAATGACGTCCACAGATTCCAGTGGACATTCACCCTTCTGTTTGAG ACAAAGGATATGGGATGCCTTCGCCACGTTCTGCTACTTTATAAATACCACGATGTCTATCAGCTGTCTGAAATAAGCGTGGGCTGTTATGAGGAGACAGACGGCCTCCAAAGTTACACTTCATGTTATACTACCCACCTTACAGGATTCTGGTACAAAACACCCGAAGTCAAATCATCTGGGCGCTTGAGAGTTTCCCTCACTGTCTCATTCGCATCGTCACTGTTTGGAAGCTTTGATCAATGCGTCGTTTTCGACTTTGGAAAAAAACCTTACCTGGTGCAAAAGCTTAACGCAGATGTACACAGCGAGAATTCCGCACTTGCAATTGGTCCTTGTAATGTTCCTTCTTCTGCAATCTGGAACGAAAGGTCCTTGCAAGTGGTTAGGTTCTTTCCTGAATCGTTTGAAGCTCTCCAAGGCATGCACTGGTCGAGAGTTTACAGCCTTCGGGAAGATTTAAAGTTACCTGATGAAGAATTAAGTCGCAGCAATTACAAGAAAATTATGCATGCATTATTGCATGTGGAGGAGGGCTTCATGAAGGCTGAAATTGCACG ATACACTCTGAATAACGTACAATTGCATGCACGATTGAACATCTCTGATGAGATGACAGGAATGAAGTGTGCAGTGGATAATGAGCTTTTCGGAATCCTCCATCTGCAAGAGGAAGATGCCTTGAGACCTGATGATGCTGCCGGACGACTCCTCTACCGTAATGTAAACTCCGTGtggctacaactgtcagaaagCAACTCCAACAAAGTATACGAGGCTCCTGTTGAGAAAGTCGAGAGTGAAAGTGTTGTGCTGAGACTGGCATCCAagatttgctctgaatttagtCTTTTTGACACCTGTGATGTTAACGTTAATGCCCAGTTCCAGTTAAACCGATGGCCAATTTGTGAAATGCACGCGTCTGTTGATAGGCTTACATCAGGCCAGTTGGAACGATTTGTTTTCCCAGCGCCAAGGGCTCCTTTGGCTGTCAGTAATGAA GTCTCAATTCGTTGGGATTGGCTTCTAGATAAGCGACTAAATGAACGTCAAAAGGAGGTCATCAAGAGAATAGCTCTTCGGGAGTACAACGCCCCACCTCTTGTAGTCTTTGGCCCTTTTGGTACAGGAAAGACGTTCACTCTGAATCAAGCTGTCCGTCTACTGGTGCAGATGGACAAGTCACACAGAATCCTTCTTTGTACCCACTCAAATCGCGCAGCTGATATTCATGTGGAATTACTGCATAAGTACTTGACAGAACAGAACGGTGCACCAGCAGCAAGGCCATTGAGAATATATCAACCTATGAGAAG GTTGGAGACTGCATCCAAAGTAGCGAGGAAATACTGTTTGATCAAAGACGGGGAGTTCAAGCTTCCTTCTCGGGACAACCTTCTTGAACATCGAGTAATAATCACTACTCTGAGTACATCTAAGGTGCTTCTAGACCTGCACGTTTTCCACGGTTTCTTCACTTACATTCTAATTGATGAGGCCGCTCAAGCACTTGAACCCGAGGCTTTGAAACCGCTGGTCTTTGCCGCCCCTAACACAAAAGTTGTTTTTACTGGAGATCACATGCAG atgaGCCCAGAGGTTTATTCACCGCAAGCAAGACAACTAGGCCTGCAAAAATCCTTGGCAGAACGCCTGTTTGACCTCTACAGCCGAGAAGATGAAGAACATTCAAAGTGGAAATCCAATGTCTTGTTTCTAACTGAGAATTATCGCTGCCACAAAGAAATTCTCAACTTTCCTTCGTACAACTTTTATGGTGATAAACTGATTGCTCGAGGTTGTCATCTGCAGCCAGCACACCCAACGTACGgtcctttgcttttcttttcggCGCGCGGAAGGGAAAAGAAAGAGCACGATAATTCCTATATCAACATGTCCGAGGTTGATGAGGTCGTCAAAAGGGTGAAAGAAGTTGCAAACCACTGGCCAACTCATGAATGGGGCCAGAAGAAGTTATCTGAGATCGCAGTTCTATCCTCTTATCGTTATCAG GTCCAAGCTATTCGAAATAGACTGAGAAAGGACAGAGCTTTTACGGATGTGAAGGTGGACACAATCCATAATGTCCAAG GGGAGGAATTCCGAGTGCTTTTTATTAGCACCGTCCGTACATTTCACACCTGTAAGCCACAGGAGCAGCAGTTACCTGAAAGTGGAGTTGATCGGCAATTGTACTGGGAATTTTTGTCCGATCCAAAACTATTGAATACAGCAGTCACAAGAGCGAGATGTTTGGTGGCCGTTGTTGGTGATCCCGTATCGCTTTGTACCGTTGGAAACTGTCGCGTCATTTGGAAAGACTTCATTAAAAGATGCAATCAAAGTGGTGGACTCTATGGGACAACAATGGCTAAACTTGAGACCGAGCTAAACGCCGCCATCGCCAGCATTCAGCTCAACCCAGATGCACAGTCGTTTGTTCCAAATGCTCCATTAATGCCACAACCAGAAGTTAACACAAGCGCAAGTGAAGAACACAAGGTTTTCAGTTGTCAGGAAGCTGTTGAAACAACAAGAGATAAGGAAAATGGTTCAAATGTTCTCcaggaaagaaaagaagacgAAAATGAAATAGATGTTGAAAAGAATAGGCGAGACCGGTCATGTTCCACCATGGCTGCCATCGAGCACGAACAAAGAAAAGAGGAAGAGAGTGAAGTCCAAGATGAAGAAGGGGGCGAAGATGAGGCTGATCAGGGCACTCTAGAGATTGAGGACCTCCAAGATGACTTTATCGATGATGAGACTTTACTTCCCAGAGATATAGATGAAATTATTTTAGCATTTGTAAGAGAATGCAAAAGGACCAAACAGCTAGACGATGATAGGAGGGAAATGTTTCAGGATTCGGAATTCCCATCACTAGAAGCTTCCAGATCCAAGGCCCTCAGAATCCATTCCGCTGAGAAGGTGCAGTATCACTCATTTAAGGACACGGGCGAATTCACAGATCTGTGCCCTGAAATTCGGGTTGTCAACGGTCGAGTTGAAGTGCGTCTTACAAACCTTGGCCTTTACAAGTCTCCCTCCGAAAGGGCTCAGCGAATTATAGCTTCTTCAAGGGAACAAGAATTTCTAGATCCTTCTGTCCTTTGTGAACTACTGCGAAAGGAACCTCAAAAGTACATTGTCTGTAATCTTCGCCTAAGTCCCGAAAAACCCCAATTAGGATATGCCGAGGTTGAAGACACAACAACTCTGGACATCCAGATCAAGGGAAGAGTTCGCCAGGCCTTTGACAGAGACAAGGTCGTCTTAGAGCTTCTTAATCCTACCACAACAGACAGCTCAAAGGTGAATGAAAATGAGCCAAAAATCCAAGGAAAAATCGTTG GGGTTCTAGAACACATCATAAGTCCACATGAACGCCAATTTGTCTGCACTACAGATTACGAAAACCCTTCTGTGATGGTGCCCATCAACAAGTCGGCCACAAAACTGGTAAATCTTACAGATAAGGCTTGCAAGGGTATACCAATCTACAAGAAAGATCAAAATAACAGAGCCACTAGGGTCAGAATATTGAAAAGAGAAGATGTACTCAGTGGGAAGTTCCTGTTTGTCGTAAAATACCTTCAGTGGAGACGAGATTGCCTCTACCCTTTGGCAATGGTAGCTAGGGAATTGCCTCGAGGAGAAGACTTGAAGAGTAGTATGGAGATTACGTACGCCGAGCGTGGAATTAGGAGGGCTTTCAAGAAAGATACGTTGAAATATGTGACGGAAAACTTTCCATCCAATTGGTCCATTCCCAAAAAAGAGTATTCCAGTCGCCCTAAGGTTAGCGAAGCCTTTACTATCGATCCTCCGAAGTCTTTGGATCTGGATGATGCCCTGACCATAGAGGAAAGCTCGTTATCCACCTTTCTAATAGGAATCCACATTGCGGATGTCAGTTTCTTTGTTCAGCCAGACTCTCCACTCGATCAGGAAGCATTCTTGAGATGCACATCATATTACCCTGGTGAAGGAGACGAAAATATTCCCATGCTACCGCGAGAGCTAAGTGAAAATCACTGCAGTCTTTTACCAGAAAAGGATCGTCTGGCAGTGTCTGTTTTCGTGACGCTCGACGAGGAAGGAAGGATCACCAAAGAGCCAAACGTGAAACGCACGATTGTCACGTCTTGCTGCCGGCTAAATTACACTGAAGCTCAAGGAATCATAGAGAAAAGGGAAGAGAGCATCAGAAGCGTACCTATAAATATTGCAGAAAAGATCAGGCAATTAAGCTCTCTCGCCCAGAAAAGAAGACGTAAAAGGTTGGGAGACAGTGCTTTTGATCACTGGCAAAACGAAGGGATTGAAGAAATTGTTGAAGCACATGAAATGGTCGAGGAAATGATGCTTCTAGCCAACGAGGAAGTTGCAAAGATTCTTTCAGAAAAAAACTCCGACTTGGCGCCTTTAAGAATTCAGCTGCCTCCCAAGGACCACAAACTGGGTGAATGGATTGAGAAGCACCGTAAATACGCCGGATTATCATTTCATTATGCAAAAGTCTTGCAGGGGAATTCACAGTCCGTTAAGCTACTGAATTCTGAGAAGACCGCTGTCAAAATCCAGAGCTGGGTGTGGAGTGCAATTTATCAGGCTGTGGTGTCCTGTGACATCGCCAAGGTTTATAAACTGATTTGCAACGAAGCGAACCACCCTCAACTTGCGGCAGCACGATCCCATTTCCGACAGATTCAGTCCGGGGCGAAGTTTGTCTGTGAAGGTGACACACCCCCTTCAAATATTCAGCACTATTCACTTGGTATGCGATCTTACACACAGTTTACGTCTCCAATCAGAAGATACATGGATATCGTAGTCCATCGTCGTCTACTCGGTTTGCAGAAGGGCAGCCAATATGGTGGAAACATGTCAAAGGATGAGATTTCAAAAGTTTGTCGCCGCTCCAATTACATGCACGACAACTCGCGCAAATTTGAGAGGGATTGTAAAAGGATACGTATGGCATCAAAGCTTCAACAGCATTGCCATGAAACGCGCGTTTTTATTGACTCAATTGATCGGAATTCCATAAATCTTCACATTTTAAAGGCAGAGGACGATAACCTCGCAGGGAAACAAAAACGGTTGCTCCTAAGTCACCTCAACCCGGTGGAGCTAAAACAACAAGAAGACTTCGATGTCATTCTTAAGTGGAGGTTTAGAAAGTACAAAGCACCAGATGCCAACGACCGTTTCAACTGGGCAGGTGAAGAAAGCTACTGTCACACTCAGAATCCAGTAGTGGAAATTCTTTCCGATGATTGGCTTCGTATAATGGATGCTGTTAGGTCAAACGACGACAGCAGCCTTGCAAGCATAATCAAGAAAATTGAAGCTCGTCTAAAAATCACGTCTCCATTGCATGAAATGGATGAACCTCATAAACCCGCATTTTCTAACAAAGTTGGGCCTTACAAGCATCCTCATTTTGGCGACTCTGATCCTCAGTTTTTCATCGATCCAAAGTCTCACTATTACGAGAAGCAGTTGGCCATGAGAAAGTACGATTTCTTCTCTGTGCAACTCTGTCCTCATATGATACGAGGAATTCTGGTGCCTGATATTCAGTTGTTCAAGGTAAACCCGCACCTAAATATCTGTATCGAGCACCGAAGATACCCACGCGAGTCGTTTGCACATACAGCTAGACACCAGGCGTCAAGAGAGCGGTATGAAACAATTGACGAGTACATTCAGGCTTGGAAGCCTGTTCTTGCGATGGAAGCCGCCACAGGGGCTGTCAAGGAGAATGACGGGTTCGTTATTGAACAAGTGAGCATTGAATGGAAGAAGGAGAAAGGTGTTCTCCATGGCACAGTATCTCTTCCAGGGTCCTACTGCCGTGATCGTCAACTGGAGTTTCATCCTGGGGATCTGGTATGTGCCCGCGTCCCTTATTCCAAAACGGACTCATCGTCGCCCAATGAACCGTCAAACGATAAG atgtccgGGAACTACTGCGATAAACATCAACGCAGCTGTAACGTCTGGGTAGGACACTGCATTATTgataaagaaagcaaagaagtaAAGCAAAAGGTTAAAATCACAATGGACCTGCACCAGGCATCTTCAAATGAACCAGACGGACTCACCGACGGAAGCGGCAGTCACAGGAGTACTCTTGAGATTATGCACACAAGTCTTCCTCAAAG ACGAATGTATGCAGCACTATGCACCCAACTGAAAGATTCATCGGAGCTAGTTCACGCCATTTGCAAAGGAGAAGAAGCAGCAGAAG AAAAAGTTTGCGACAAAATCCCTTGCAACTTGTCTTTGAGACAACATGGctttaaaatattaaaccaGTTTCAAGAAGCAGCTGTAAAGGAGGCACTGTCCAAGCCATTCACTCTTATTCAGGGTCCCCCAG GTACTGGTAAAACTGTGACTGGCGTGCACATAGCTTACTGGTTCgtagaaaaaaataaatgttcgAAATCGTACAAGGTTTGGGAAAAAGGCCTAGGACAAACAGAGAAGGAAGAATCTTCTAAGGCACCACCACAAGTTATTTACTGTGGACCGTCAAACAAAGCTGTGGATGTCGTTACCG AGTACCTAATGAAGATTCCAAGCTTGAAAATTCTGCGAGTCTACAGTGATCAAGTCGAGCAAAAGGAATTCCCTATCCCTAACACTCTGAAGCCAGCAAGAACTACACGTAGTGATGACGAACTCAAAATTTCCAATGAAAAGGTCAGGTCAGTGTCCCTTCATCACGTGATCCGCAGCCCTGGTTGCCGGTTTGGGCAAGATTTGCGACAATTTGAAGAGGAATTTGCCGCGCAAAGAAGAAGAGGAGAAAACATTGGCGGGGAAGAGGCCAAGAAGTATCGCAAA CTAATCTCACAAGCAGAGCGATGGGCTCTTGAGAAGTCTGGCGCGCAGATTATACTTTGCACATGCGCAACAGCTGGTAGTCCAAGGATAATATCCTCGTGTGATAATATCCAAGAGTGCATTGTGGATGAATGTGGCATGTGCATGGAGACTGAATCTCTCGTTCCCATCACGTCCTCAGGGGCTCGACAAGTGGTTCTGATTGGTGACCACAAACAACTGCAGCCAGTCATTCAGGATCACGTAGCAAAAACACTTGGTTTGAGTGTGTCCATGTTTGAGAGGCATTCAAAACGGGCAATGATGCTAAAGCTGCAGTACAGGATG CACAAAGGTATTTGCGAATTTCCGTCCAAGCAATTCTACGATGGCGAACTTCAGACAGCTGATGTGGTAAAAGCACGCGATCCCAGCCCGATCACCTTTTGGCCCGCGATGATTCAACAGCAACGTGATATTCCTATTGTATTCTGCCACGTAGAAGGACAGGAAGAATCCTCACCCATAGCAACCGCAGAGAGCAGCGAAGAATCCAAATGGAACATGAAGGAAGTTCAAAAAGCC GTTTTCGTAGCGAAACATATTGCCAATCACTACAGGCCACAAGTGCGCATGTCAGACGTGGTCATACTGTCACCATACAGAGAACAGCGAAGCAAAATAAGCGAGCGACTGAAGGGAGCCTATGAAGAAATCTTAGTCACCACTGTAACAAAGAGTCAAG GAAGCGAATGGGATTATGTCATAATCTCTCTGGTTCGATCGATGGAGAAAGACGAAATCGATCTAGAACCCACTCAAAGCTGGCTCCGGGAACACCTGGGATTTTTGACTGATGAACATCAAATGAACGTGGCACTTACGCGTGCACGCAAAGGGCTTTGTATTATTG